One Pseudodesulfovibrio cashew DNA window includes the following coding sequences:
- a CDS encoding DUF167 domain-containing protein: MKEFVSKSGKGWILHVWVQPGAKKTEVAGEYQGCVKIRLGAPAVDNKANKALVAYIAKLLKVKKSQVVIESGLTNRRKRLTIDGAAKPDFSVFR; this comes from the coding sequence TTGAAGGAATTTGTCAGCAAGAGCGGGAAAGGGTGGATTCTCCACGTTTGGGTACAGCCCGGGGCCAAAAAGACCGAGGTCGCCGGGGAATACCAGGGGTGTGTCAAGATACGCCTCGGCGCTCCTGCTGTGGACAACAAGGCCAACAAGGCGCTCGTCGCCTATATCGCCAAGTTGTTGAAAGTGAAAAAAAGTCAGGTCGTCATTGAGTCCGGTTTGACCAACCGGCGCAAACGCTTGACTATTGACGGTGCGGCCAAACCGGATTTCTCGGTGTTCCGTTGA
- the ilvB gene encoding biosynthetic-type acetolactate synthase large subunit codes for MKLTGAQILLKCLEEEGVDVMFGFPGGAVIDIYDEIPKSSVEHILVRHEQGAIHAADGYARATGKVGVCLVTSGPGATNTVTGIATAYADSIPVVIFTGQVPRPLIGNDAFQEVDIVGITRPCTKHNYLVQDIEDLAGTIKQAFYLARSGRPGPVLVDLPKDVQNQITEFSYPDKVEMRSYKPTKKPHIGQIRKVVKLLKQAKKPLIYSGGGVITSGSHEELTWLGQKLSIPVTSTLMGLGAFPGDDELFLGMLGMHGTYAANMAVNNCDLLLAVGARFDDRVTGKIDTFAPNATIVHIDVDPTSIQKNVSVHVPLVADCKSALAALKKETKGTLDEYDWASDHGDWVKQVQEWSNTHPLTYKDDDKTIKPQYVVEKIYEITKGDAIIATEVGQNQMWAAQFYKYTKPNTLLTSGGLGTMGYGFPAAMGAQKAFPDKLVIDIAGDGSIQMCIQEMMTVVCNKLPVKIVILNNGYLGMVRQWQELFYEKNYCATCMDAQPDFVKLAEAYGAAGFRVTEKKDVESTLREAFAVDKPVIVDIRVEREENVYPMVPAGASLTEMLLV; via the coding sequence ATGAAGTTGACCGGGGCCCAGATCCTCTTGAAGTGTCTGGAAGAGGAAGGTGTTGATGTCATGTTCGGTTTCCCTGGGGGAGCCGTCATCGATATCTATGATGAAATACCCAAATCGTCCGTTGAGCACATTCTAGTGCGCCATGAACAGGGCGCCATTCATGCAGCCGACGGATACGCCCGCGCCACGGGCAAGGTAGGGGTATGCCTAGTCACCTCCGGCCCCGGCGCCACCAACACCGTAACCGGCATTGCCACGGCCTATGCGGACTCCATACCGGTGGTCATTTTCACCGGGCAGGTGCCCCGCCCGCTGATCGGCAATGACGCATTTCAGGAAGTCGACATCGTCGGCATCACCAGGCCATGCACCAAGCACAACTACCTGGTGCAGGACATCGAAGATTTGGCCGGGACGATCAAGCAGGCCTTTTACCTGGCCCGCTCGGGCCGTCCCGGCCCTGTCCTGGTGGATCTGCCCAAGGACGTTCAGAACCAAATCACCGAGTTCTCTTATCCGGACAAGGTCGAGATGCGCAGCTACAAGCCGACCAAGAAGCCGCACATCGGTCAGATCCGCAAGGTGGTCAAGCTGCTCAAGCAGGCCAAGAAGCCGCTCATCTATTCCGGCGGGGGCGTGATCACTTCCGGTAGCCATGAGGAACTCACTTGGCTCGGGCAAAAACTTTCCATCCCGGTGACTTCGACCCTCATGGGACTCGGAGCCTTTCCGGGCGACGACGAACTGTTCCTGGGCATGCTCGGCATGCACGGGACCTACGCGGCCAATATGGCCGTGAACAACTGCGACCTGCTGCTCGCCGTGGGTGCGCGTTTCGACGACCGCGTGACCGGCAAGATCGACACTTTTGCGCCTAACGCGACCATCGTTCATATCGACGTGGACCCGACTTCCATCCAGAAGAACGTCTCCGTGCACGTGCCGCTTGTGGCAGACTGCAAGTCCGCCCTGGCCGCGCTCAAGAAGGAGACCAAGGGCACCCTCGACGAGTACGACTGGGCGTCGGACCATGGCGATTGGGTCAAGCAGGTACAGGAGTGGAGCAACACGCACCCGCTGACCTACAAGGATGATGACAAGACCATCAAGCCGCAGTACGTCGTCGAAAAGATTTATGAAATAACCAAGGGCGACGCCATCATCGCCACCGAGGTGGGCCAGAACCAGATGTGGGCGGCTCAGTTCTACAAGTATACCAAACCCAACACCTTGCTGACCTCCGGTGGGCTCGGCACCATGGGTTACGGCTTCCCCGCCGCCATGGGTGCACAGAAGGCATTCCCGGACAAGCTGGTCATCGACATCGCCGGAGATGGCTCCATCCAGATGTGTATTCAGGAGATGATGACCGTGGTCTGCAACAAGCTGCCGGTCAAGATCGTCATTCTCAACAACGGTTACCTCGGTATGGTCCGCCAGTGGCAGGAGCTGTTCTACGAAAAGAACTACTGCGCCACCTGCATGGACGCCCAGCCCGACTTTGTGAAGTTGGCCGAGGCCTACGGGGCCGCCGGGTTCAGGGTGACCGAAAAGAAGGACGTGGAGTCGACCCTGCGCGAGGCGTTCGCGGTGGACAAGCCTGTCATCGTGGACATCCGAGTGGAGAGGGAAGAGAATGTGTATCCGATGGTTCCTGCCGGAGCCTCACTGACCGAGATGCTGCTGGTGTAG
- a CDS encoding DUF2179 domain-containing protein, translated as MITVLGESRAAFFLGCLEMTLWVFGTSAVMLKVGEEPFLGVCYAVGFAGGNVVGIIAEKKLALGNVVVRIISAWHGQAIAEAVRRAGFMITTVAGEGSDGPVTVQFVVCKRNDMKHVLTVARSVDPELFYTFETAGGVSEVRSPFESRTTKFIRPLKRLVPQM; from the coding sequence ATGATTACCGTACTGGGAGAGTCCCGCGCGGCTTTTTTTCTCGGGTGCCTGGAGATGACCCTATGGGTTTTCGGCACCTCCGCAGTCATGCTCAAGGTTGGGGAAGAGCCCTTCCTTGGTGTGTGCTACGCGGTGGGGTTTGCCGGAGGCAATGTCGTCGGCATCATTGCCGAGAAAAAGCTGGCGCTCGGCAATGTCGTTGTACGCATCATCAGCGCATGGCACGGTCAGGCCATTGCCGAGGCGGTCCGCCGGGCCGGCTTCATGATCACCACCGTGGCGGGCGAGGGCTCGGACGGACCGGTTACGGTCCAGTTTGTGGTCTGCAAGCGAAACGACATGAAGCACGTGCTGACGGTTGCTCGTTCCGTTGATCCGGAGCTATTCTATACCTTTGAGACTGCCGGCGGGGTGAGCGAGGTACGCAGCCCGTTTGAGAGCCGGACAACAAAATTCATCAGGCCGCTCAAGCGGCTGGTGCCTCAGATGTAG
- a CDS encoding chalcone isomerase family protein, protein MNRLFSAALACTICLLVALPAMSAEKAGVILPDTVEVAGTTLQLNGIALREKFVFDVYVAGLYLTEESQDPNAILKLDAPRRMVMYFVRDVDAKAINKAWLEGLEANVTDASPALRDKFLQLTGMMSDIEEGQAMTFTYAPGNGTTVAVAGKGKGVIPGKDFADAILATWIGPKPGPGKSFKKAILAK, encoded by the coding sequence ATGAATCGCCTTTTTTCTGCTGCTTTGGCCTGCACCATTTGCCTGTTGGTCGCCCTACCCGCCATGAGTGCGGAAAAGGCGGGCGTCATCCTGCCCGACACAGTGGAGGTCGCAGGAACGACACTGCAACTCAACGGCATCGCATTGCGTGAAAAATTCGTCTTCGATGTATATGTTGCGGGGCTCTATCTTACGGAGGAATCCCAAGATCCGAACGCAATCCTCAAACTGGACGCGCCGCGCAGAATGGTCATGTATTTTGTCCGCGACGTCGACGCCAAGGCCATCAATAAGGCATGGCTTGAGGGTCTCGAAGCCAACGTAACGGATGCCAGCCCGGCATTGCGAGATAAGTTCCTCCAATTGACCGGCATGATGTCCGACATTGAGGAGGGCCAAGCCATGACCTTCACCTATGCACCGGGAAACGGCACCACCGTCGCAGTTGCGGGCAAGGGCAAGGGCGTCATTCCGGGTAAGGATTTTGCCGACGCCATCCTGGCTACCTGGATCGGCCCCAAGCCCGGACCAGGAAAATCATTCAAGAAGGCCATCCTGGCGAAATAG
- the tatA gene encoding twin-arginine translocase TatA/TatE family subunit: MIGGFGIWELLIILLIVLVIFGAKKLPEIGGGIGQAISNFKRATNEPEEIDVTPKKEEKKDGEA, encoded by the coding sequence ATGATTGGCGGATTCGGAATCTGGGAACTTTTGATCATTCTGCTTATCGTCCTGGTCATTTTCGGCGCCAAAAAGTTGCCCGAGATCGGCGGCGGCATCGGTCAGGCCATCAGCAACTTCAAACGGGCCACCAATGAGCCCGAGGAGATCGACGTCACGCCCAAAAAGGAAGAGAAAAAAGACGGCGAGGCATAA
- a CDS encoding DUF465 domain-containing protein: MEAKDLELIQQYEANDPELKALWDQHVVYEKMLEKLEGKSYLSPTETQEIKELKKKKLAGKTQLQGLLDKYRTEA; this comes from the coding sequence ATGGAAGCCAAAGACCTTGAACTCATTCAGCAGTATGAGGCCAACGATCCGGAATTGAAGGCTCTGTGGGATCAGCACGTTGTATACGAAAAGATGTTGGAGAAGTTGGAGGGCAAGAGTTACCTTTCTCCCACAGAGACGCAGGAAATAAAGGAACTCAAGAAGAAGAAGCTGGCCGGCAAGACGCAATTGCAGGGGCTGCTCGATAAATACCGTACGGAGGCGTAA
- a CDS encoding HAD family hydrolase: MALANPLMNPALVSGLKCIIFDCDGVLIDSLQANIKYYGDIKEQLGLPPITQSEIHYVHSRTHKLALEHIAPGDLLPKAWELAKGYDSSSLSSYLKRTEGIREFLCWLRSAGFKLAVNTSRTDTMDYILKIMDLEGFFFPVITSAKVAAPKPHPEGVYKILRTLNVRPEETAFVGDTHVDEKTARAAGVRFWAHGDQTLSAEVHIEDFWEIKAVMQRCYKGSRCSY, translated from the coding sequence ATGGCATTGGCCAATCCATTGATGAACCCCGCGCTGGTCTCGGGGCTCAAGTGCATCATTTTCGACTGTGACGGGGTCCTAATCGACTCCCTGCAGGCCAACATCAAATACTATGGCGATATCAAGGAGCAGCTCGGGCTGCCCCCAATTACCCAAAGCGAGATTCACTACGTCCACTCCCGGACCCACAAGCTGGCCCTGGAGCACATCGCACCAGGCGATCTGTTGCCCAAGGCATGGGAGCTTGCCAAAGGGTACGACTCATCCTCCCTGTCCAGCTATCTGAAGAGGACGGAAGGCATCCGCGAGTTTCTCTGCTGGCTGCGGAGCGCCGGGTTCAAGCTGGCCGTCAATACCAGCCGGACGGACACCATGGACTACATTCTCAAGATCATGGATCTGGAAGGGTTCTTTTTCCCCGTCATCACCTCGGCCAAAGTGGCCGCGCCAAAGCCGCACCCCGAGGGGGTATACAAGATTCTGCGGACCTTGAACGTGCGTCCCGAAGAAACGGCTTTCGTTGGGGACACCCATGTGGACGAGAAGACCGCCAGAGCGGCCGGAGTCCGGTTCTGGGCTCATGGGGATCAGACTCTTTCCGCGGAAGTTCACATCGAAGATTTCTGGGAAATCAAAGCAGTGATGCAGCGGTGCTACAAAGGCAGTCGTTGTTCGTATTAG
- a CDS encoding DivIVA domain-containing protein, whose amino-acid sequence MTVSKIDLLNKQFSRSMLGYSRVEVDQFMLELADVLGNAADSQKAMRRKIKALEKTVVEYRQRDETLRDTLVSTQKMVDDLKVTANREAQLILDEARAKADAAVQKGHNRLAQVHEEIESLKRQRTQFEVQLKGLLQSHLEMIEMSNPEREQVEELESKLKYLKKVD is encoded by the coding sequence GTGACGGTTTCCAAGATTGATTTGCTCAACAAGCAGTTTTCCCGCAGCATGCTCGGCTATTCCCGCGTGGAGGTGGACCAGTTCATGTTGGAACTGGCCGATGTCCTCGGCAATGCGGCAGATAGTCAGAAGGCCATGCGCAGAAAGATCAAGGCGTTGGAGAAGACGGTCGTGGAGTACCGCCAAAGGGACGAGACCCTGCGAGACACCCTGGTATCCACGCAGAAAATGGTCGACGACCTCAAGGTAACAGCCAACAGGGAGGCCCAGCTTATTCTCGACGAGGCCCGCGCCAAGGCGGATGCGGCAGTCCAGAAAGGGCACAACAGGCTGGCGCAGGTTCATGAGGAGATCGAATCGCTCAAGCGGCAACGCACCCAGTTCGAGGTGCAGCTCAAGGGGTTGCTCCAATCCCATTTGGAGATGATCGAGATGAGCAACCCGGAGCGGGAACAGGTCGAAGAGTTGGAGTCCAAGCTCAAGTACTTGAAGAAAGTAGACTAA
- the ilvN gene encoding acetolactate synthase small subunit produces the protein MSKHTLSVMVENEPGVLSRVAGLFSGRGFNIYSLNVGPTLEKGVSLMTIVAEGDDSIVEQIVKQLRKLVPTIKVKDLTELSSVEREMVLLKVNAEDSKRAEILRIVDIFRCKVVDVSPDEVTIEITGDQGKINALINLLTRFGIKEIARTGNVALRRSMQLDL, from the coding sequence ATGAGCAAACACACACTTTCCGTCATGGTCGAGAACGAGCCGGGAGTCCTGTCCCGGGTCGCCGGTCTTTTCAGCGGGCGCGGATTCAACATCTATTCCCTGAACGTAGGGCCGACCCTGGAGAAGGGCGTCTCCCTGATGACTATCGTCGCCGAAGGTGACGACTCCATCGTCGAGCAGATCGTCAAGCAGCTTCGCAAGCTGGTTCCAACAATAAAAGTCAAGGATCTCACAGAATTGAGTTCCGTTGAGCGGGAGATGGTCCTGCTCAAGGTCAATGCGGAAGATTCCAAGCGGGCCGAAATCCTGCGTATTGTTGACATCTTCAGGTGTAAGGTTGTAGATGTCAGCCCCGACGAGGTGACCATCGAGATAACTGGCGACCAGGGCAAGATTAACGCCCTGATCAACCTGTTGACCCGATTCGGCATCAAGGAGATCGCACGCACCGGTAACGTCGCACTGCGCCGTTCCATGCAGCTCGATCTATAG
- a CDS encoding SixA phosphatase family protein, with protein MLIHLMQHGTCLPKEIDSHQSLSPVGREQIEKSAIAASRLGLRFELMVSSSKPRALQTAEIMAAHTGYPVIRIEMSDACKAMTPPQRLVEFLREYEGLDSVFVAGHQPSLGLVASTLLTGTAKLEVHIENGGLMQINYDVQTGKGVLNWYLTPAQLALIAKD; from the coding sequence ATGCTGATCCATCTGATGCAACACGGGACCTGCCTGCCCAAAGAAATAGACTCCCACCAATCCCTGAGTCCTGTCGGCCGGGAGCAGATCGAAAAATCCGCCATTGCCGCGAGCAGACTAGGCCTTCGCTTCGAGCTCATGGTCTCCAGCAGCAAGCCCCGCGCACTGCAAACGGCCGAGATCATGGCCGCGCACACAGGCTACCCGGTCATCCGCATCGAAATGTCAGACGCCTGCAAGGCCATGACGCCTCCTCAGCGTCTAGTGGAATTCCTTCGTGAATACGAAGGGTTGGACTCCGTCTTTGTGGCCGGGCACCAGCCTTCGCTAGGATTGGTGGCCTCCACTCTGCTGACCGGCACGGCCAAGCTTGAAGTGCACATCGAAAACGGCGGACTGATGCAGATAAACTATGACGTGCAGACAGGTAAAGGAGTCCTGAACTGGTATCTCACGCCAGCCCAGCTTGCCTTGATAGCCAAGGACTAG
- the coaD gene encoding pantetheine-phosphate adenylyltransferase yields MAALNSKIAVYPGTFDPLTMGHVSLIRRGLQVFDKVILAVAESTPKKTLFTIEERVALAEEVFSDTPNLVIDPFNTLLIDYVESMGAGVIMRGLRAVSDFEYEFQMALMNRKLKSQIETVFMMTDFRWMYLSSTIVKEVARYGGDICGLVPGPVVKALQVKFGTRFGCGSE; encoded by the coding sequence ATGGCGGCACTGAACTCCAAGATTGCGGTTTATCCGGGCACCTTCGACCCCTTGACCATGGGCCACGTCAGTTTGATCCGGCGGGGCCTTCAGGTTTTTGACAAGGTTATTCTGGCGGTGGCCGAGTCTACCCCGAAAAAGACGCTTTTTACCATTGAAGAACGGGTGGCTTTAGCAGAGGAGGTGTTCAGCGATACGCCGAATCTGGTCATTGATCCGTTCAATACACTGCTTATCGACTACGTTGAGAGCATGGGGGCGGGCGTTATCATGAGAGGCCTGCGCGCGGTGTCCGACTTTGAGTACGAATTCCAGATGGCCCTGATGAACCGAAAGCTCAAAAGCCAAATTGAGACCGTGTTCATGATGACCGATTTCCGCTGGATGTACCTCAGCTCCACCATCGTCAAGGAAGTGGCCCGATACGGCGGAGACATATGCGGCCTGGTGCCAGGGCCTGTGGTCAAGGCGCTTCAGGTCAAGTTCGGCACCCGTTTCGGGTGCGGCTCGGAGTAA
- the rsmD gene encoding 16S rRNA (guanine(966)-N(2))-methyltransferase RsmD yields MRIVGGRFKGRKLSTWEGPGYRPATMKVRESIFSMLTARGVDFSRVRVIDMFAGSGSLGIECLSRGAPTAWFVEKAGKAAAVIRKNLAALGVEKARARVVSKDLFGVLSTKPDKAFDLVFIDPPYGRDMLVPALEKALANGWIAEGGFVLAEVETAVKAPDEGPIAEMELVTDREYGQTRILLWRH; encoded by the coding sequence ATGCGCATCGTCGGCGGGCGCTTCAAGGGGCGTAAACTCAGCACCTGGGAGGGACCGGGCTATCGTCCAGCCACCATGAAGGTGCGCGAGTCCATCTTTTCCATGCTCACGGCCAGGGGCGTTGATTTCAGTCGAGTGCGCGTCATTGACATGTTCGCGGGCAGCGGCAGCCTCGGCATCGAGTGCCTGAGCCGGGGAGCCCCCACAGCGTGGTTTGTGGAGAAGGCCGGCAAGGCGGCTGCGGTGATCAGAAAGAACTTGGCGGCGCTCGGCGTGGAAAAAGCTCGGGCCAGGGTGGTCTCCAAGGACCTTTTTGGGGTATTGTCTACCAAGCCGGACAAGGCGTTTGACCTTGTCTTTATCGATCCGCCCTATGGCAGGGACATGCTCGTGCCTGCGCTGGAAAAGGCGCTCGCCAATGGCTGGATCGCGGAGGGCGGGTTTGTCCTGGCCGAAGTGGAAACGGCGGTGAAGGCTCCGGATGAGGGGCCAATAGCCGAAATGGAACTCGTAACCGACCGGGAATATGGTCAGACCAGGATTTTGTTATGGCGGCACTGA
- a CDS encoding YggT family protein, whose protein sequence is MDLIVRAIATVLGIILNAYFWIVIISALLSWVNPDPYNPIVRFLRGVTEPVFYKIRSVIPFAVVGGFDLSPIVVLLAIKVVEIVVVGNLMRLAYSMGTGMPM, encoded by the coding sequence ATGGACTTGATTGTCCGCGCAATCGCAACTGTTCTTGGTATCATTCTCAATGCCTACTTCTGGATCGTCATCATCTCAGCGTTGCTATCCTGGGTGAACCCCGACCCGTACAATCCCATAGTGCGCTTTCTGCGCGGGGTGACCGAGCCCGTCTTCTATAAGATCCGCTCCGTCATTCCCTTTGCCGTGGTGGGCGGCTTCGACCTTTCGCCCATCGTGGTCCTGCTGGCCATCAAGGTGGTCGAGATAGTGGTCGTGGGGAACCTGATGCGCCTGGCCTACTCCATGGGCACGGGCATGCCGATGTGA
- the miaA gene encoding tRNA (adenosine(37)-N6)-dimethylallyltransferase MiaA — MSDAPPIVCLLGPTGTGKTAAAIEISRRIPASVVNFDSRQVYADFPVITAQPDKHERAACPHLLYGFLPTIEKMTAARFVELAVRTIEDVRAENRLPILVGGTGMYLKSLLGGIAPIPEIPDDIRTSVLERIINEGPQALHAELERTDPDYAARIHPNDTQRNARAAEVFLATGRTMTWWHTHGEHTPAPYSPLKIGMQIALSDLEPHLARRIDVMLEQGALDEARCAMASCSDPEAPGWSGIGCAELLSHLRGEISLEEAKLRWVKNTRAYAKRQITWFKKESGINWFAPGENAAIADLVESWLAENFG, encoded by the coding sequence GTGTCCGACGCCCCACCTATTGTTTGTTTGCTTGGTCCCACCGGCACGGGAAAGACTGCGGCGGCTATCGAGATATCCCGTCGCATTCCCGCATCCGTGGTCAATTTCGATTCCCGTCAGGTTTATGCCGACTTTCCGGTTATTACGGCACAGCCGGACAAGCACGAGAGGGCGGCCTGCCCCCATCTGCTATATGGGTTCCTGCCTACTATTGAAAAGATGACCGCCGCCCGGTTCGTGGAATTGGCCGTCAGGACAATTGAGGACGTTCGGGCCGAGAATCGGCTGCCCATTTTGGTGGGGGGCACCGGGATGTACCTGAAATCCTTGCTCGGCGGAATCGCGCCCATTCCAGAGATACCGGATGACATTCGGACCTCGGTCCTGGAGCGGATCATCAACGAAGGGCCGCAGGCGTTGCATGCGGAATTGGAACGGACCGACCCGGACTACGCGGCACGCATCCACCCCAATGATACCCAGCGAAATGCTCGTGCCGCAGAGGTGTTTCTGGCCACCGGTCGGACCATGACATGGTGGCATACCCATGGGGAGCACACGCCTGCTCCGTATTCGCCGCTGAAGATCGGCATGCAGATTGCGCTATCCGATCTTGAGCCGCATCTGGCCCGACGTATCGACGTCATGCTTGAGCAGGGTGCTCTAGACGAAGCGCGCTGTGCCATGGCGTCCTGCTCTGACCCGGAAGCGCCGGGTTGGAGCGGCATCGGCTGCGCTGAATTGCTATCCCACCTGCGGGGCGAGATTTCTTTGGAAGAGGCCAAGCTGCGCTGGGTGAAGAACACCCGTGCCTATGCCAAGCGGCAGATTACCTGGTTCAAGAAAGAATCCGGCATCAACTGGTTTGCGCCAGGGGAAAACGCGGCCATCGCCGATTTGGTTGAATCCTGGCTGGCTGAGAATTTCGGCTGA
- the ilvC gene encoding ketol-acid reductoisomerase: MKVYYEKDADLSLLKDKTVAIVGYGSQGHAHAQNLRDSGVNVIVAQRPGGPNYDLAKEHGFEPMSVAEASKQADMIMILLPDQYQAEVFKNEILPYLEEGNIIAFGHGFNVHFQQIVPPKGVDCVMIAPKGPGHLVRRTYTEGGAVPCLAAVAVDASGKAMDIALAYAKGIGGTRSGVIETTFKEETETDLFGEQAVLCGGLTALCKAGFDTLVEAGYQPEVAYFECLHELKLIIDLMYEGGMANMRYSISDTAEYGDYVTGPRIITDETREEMRAVLKDIQTGKFARDFILDNKAGQVGLKTMRRIGAESQIEEVGGRLREMMSWLKK, from the coding sequence ATGAAAGTGTATTACGAGAAAGATGCGGACCTGAGCCTCTTGAAGGACAAAACCGTGGCCATTGTCGGCTACGGCAGCCAGGGCCATGCCCACGCCCAGAACCTGCGTGATTCCGGCGTCAACGTCATCGTGGCCCAGCGCCCGGGCGGCCCCAACTACGACCTGGCCAAGGAGCACGGCTTCGAGCCCATGTCCGTGGCCGAGGCTTCCAAGCAGGCCGACATGATCATGATCCTGCTGCCTGACCAGTACCAGGCCGAGGTCTTCAAGAACGAAATTCTTCCCTACCTCGAAGAAGGCAACATTATCGCCTTCGGTCATGGCTTCAACGTTCATTTCCAGCAGATCGTACCTCCCAAGGGCGTGGACTGCGTCATGATCGCTCCCAAGGGTCCCGGTCATCTCGTTCGCCGCACCTACACCGAGGGCGGAGCCGTTCCCTGCCTCGCCGCTGTGGCTGTCGATGCCTCCGGCAAGGCCATGGACATCGCTCTCGCCTATGCCAAGGGCATCGGCGGTACTCGCTCCGGCGTCATCGAGACCACCTTCAAGGAAGAGACCGAGACCGACCTCTTCGGTGAGCAGGCTGTGCTTTGCGGCGGCCTGACCGCGCTGTGCAAGGCCGGATTCGACACCCTGGTCGAGGCCGGTTACCAGCCTGAGGTCGCCTACTTCGAGTGCCTGCACGAGCTCAAGCTGATCATCGACCTCATGTACGAGGGCGGCATGGCCAATATGCGCTACTCCATCTCCGACACCGCCGAATACGGCGACTACGTCACCGGCCCGCGCATCATCACCGATGAGACCCGCGAGGAAATGCGCGCCGTGCTCAAGGACATCCAGACCGGTAAGTTCGCCCGCGACTTCATCCTGGACAACAAGGCCGGACAGGTCGGCCTCAAGACCATGCGCCGCATCGGTGCCGAATCCCAGATCGAGGAAGTCGGCGGCCGTCTGCGCGAGATGATGAGCTGGCTCAAAAAGTAG